In a genomic window of Paraburkholderia phenazinium:
- a CDS encoding phosphotransferase enzyme family protein — protein MLTTQTDGSNPIRAVYSTIGGDEIREVLEQNFEIGPVVDCTLLQAGFNDIYEVVLADGQRCVARLSSRLERGVPNVDYETALLQHLKRAGATVAAPWVAKGGALSVEVLAPEGPRSLAVFDFLSGKPLGDEPADITAMGAELARIHILSRDYKGPPSNYQLDFDHLLRRPLTRLLAIRDLHEEVREMLSSIALSLEGSIATLNDLSRVACHGDCHGWNTHMTDGPDGARVASFFDFDDGGPGYLAYDLAVCLWNNLLGRQLERPDEEVETKWGYFVNGYRSVEPVPSVDFEAVMTFVAIRHFWLMGEYASRVHRMGLGVFRGPWFRKDFELVKQWQSLTTPGA, from the coding sequence ATGCTGACCACCCAGACAGATGGTTCAAACCCGATTCGGGCAGTCTATTCGACCATCGGGGGCGACGAGATTCGCGAAGTGCTTGAGCAAAACTTTGAAATCGGGCCAGTCGTCGATTGCACTTTGTTGCAAGCAGGCTTTAACGACATCTATGAGGTCGTTCTGGCTGACGGTCAACGCTGTGTTGCGCGCCTGAGCTCTCGGCTAGAACGAGGTGTGCCGAACGTCGACTACGAGACGGCTCTGCTCCAGCACCTGAAACGCGCTGGAGCAACTGTCGCTGCCCCTTGGGTCGCTAAAGGCGGTGCTTTAAGCGTAGAGGTTCTGGCGCCTGAAGGGCCGCGTTCCCTGGCCGTCTTTGATTTTCTTTCCGGCAAGCCACTAGGCGATGAGCCCGCAGATATCACGGCGATGGGCGCGGAACTGGCGCGCATTCATATCCTTTCGCGAGACTACAAGGGGCCTCCGAGCAACTATCAGCTCGATTTTGACCATCTTCTGCGCCGCCCACTAACGCGGCTGCTGGCGATAAGAGACTTGCACGAGGAAGTTCGCGAGATGCTGAGCTCGATTGCGCTCAGCCTTGAAGGAAGCATAGCAACACTCAATGACCTCAGCCGCGTCGCATGCCACGGTGATTGCCACGGGTGGAACACGCATATGACCGACGGCCCCGACGGAGCGCGAGTGGCCTCATTTTTCGACTTCGACGATGGTGGCCCCGGCTATCTAGCCTATGACCTGGCCGTTTGTCTTTGGAACAACTTGTTAGGTCGACAGCTTGAAAGGCCGGATGAAGAAGTTGAGACCAAGTGGGGGTATTTCGTGAACGGCTATCGCAGCGTTGAGCCTGTTCCGTCAGTCGATTTCGAGGCAGTCATGACGTTCGTTGCAATCCGTCACTTCTGGTTGATGGGCGAGTACGCTAGCCGTGTTCACCGGATGGGTTTAGGTGTGTTTCGCGGACCTTGGTTTCGCAAGGACTTTGAGCTCGTCAAACAGTGGCAATCACTCACTACTCCGGGCGCGTGA
- a CDS encoding recombinase family protein produces MRSAPRCKASSSVPIRAAQYIRMSTDHQEYSSVFQRQAIAAYALAHHIRIVSMYEDAGISGLTLRERPALIQLLLDVDNPKRKFATVLVYDVSRWGRFQDVDEAAFYEYACRRAGINVVYVAEPFENDGSPATSILKALKRAMAAEFSREMSRKVFLGHCLNVERGFHTGGPPGYGLRRILLDADRNVRHSLARYEYKSIQTDRVVIAPAVSGEAAVVRKIYEWYATQPISAAAIATRLNDFGICNGSGRPWQGQNILNILRNEMYIGTNVYSRTTSKLTSPWERVPTQEWIRVPGAFEAVVDKRIFTAVQQKMERARRRPTRDEITDGLHKIIKRVGKLNQATLRHYRGAPSVEQIMREFGSLNEAYKAIGYAPNLDPARSENRCVERRMEKRVAEVTIDVLRNLGHEVRYEKHTNTMCVDGSLRLNLVVRSPWLIGGSVPYWVARWPDCFPVDFLVYGRIERANTELLDFHIFPRGSLVPGAYTVIHRHGQTHFKAYLHPNLTPLLDIAENVPLEVLGSTVSCGRVS; encoded by the coding sequence ATGCGTTCTGCACCGCGTTGCAAAGCAAGTTCATCCGTGCCCATCAGGGCCGCGCAGTATATCCGCATGTCTACGGACCACCAGGAATATTCCTCCGTTTTTCAGAGACAGGCTATCGCAGCCTATGCGCTTGCCCATCACATCCGCATCGTCAGTATGTACGAAGACGCTGGCATAAGTGGTTTGACCTTGCGAGAGCGTCCGGCGCTCATCCAGTTGTTATTGGACGTTGATAACCCGAAGCGCAAATTCGCCACTGTGCTTGTGTACGACGTCAGCCGTTGGGGGAGATTTCAGGACGTGGACGAGGCCGCATTTTATGAATATGCCTGCAGACGCGCCGGAATCAACGTTGTATACGTCGCAGAGCCTTTTGAGAACGACGGAAGTCCAGCGACGTCGATATTGAAGGCGCTGAAACGTGCGATGGCCGCAGAGTTCAGTCGGGAAATGTCACGCAAAGTTTTCCTGGGGCACTGCCTCAATGTCGAACGCGGCTTTCATACGGGTGGTCCACCGGGTTACGGATTACGCCGCATCCTTCTCGACGCAGACCGCAACGTCCGGCACTCCCTCGCCAGATATGAGTACAAAAGTATTCAGACCGACCGCGTTGTCATCGCCCCGGCGGTCAGTGGCGAAGCTGCGGTGGTTCGGAAAATCTATGAGTGGTACGCAACGCAGCCAATCTCGGCGGCCGCAATAGCAACGCGCTTAAATGATTTTGGGATTTGCAACGGCTCCGGGCGACCGTGGCAAGGGCAGAACATTCTGAACATCCTCCGCAACGAAATGTACATCGGTACCAATGTGTACAGTCGCACTACTTCCAAGTTGACCAGCCCGTGGGAACGGGTTCCAACGCAGGAATGGATTCGTGTCCCCGGAGCGTTTGAGGCTGTCGTCGACAAACGCATCTTCACAGCCGTTCAGCAGAAAATGGAACGAGCCCGACGCAGACCCACGAGGGACGAGATTACCGACGGTCTGCACAAAATCATCAAACGAGTCGGCAAACTCAATCAGGCAACACTGAGACATTACCGTGGCGCGCCTTCCGTCGAGCAGATAATGCGCGAGTTTGGAAGCCTGAACGAGGCATACAAGGCTATAGGCTACGCACCGAATCTGGACCCAGCCCGCTCGGAAAACCGCTGTGTCGAACGCCGCATGGAGAAGCGGGTCGCCGAAGTGACCATCGACGTCTTGCGGAATCTTGGCCACGAGGTGCGGTACGAAAAGCACACAAATACCATGTGTGTCGACGGCTCGTTAAGGCTGAATCTTGTTGTGCGCAGTCCGTGGCTTATCGGCGGCAGCGTCCCCTACTGGGTCGCGCGCTGGCCGGACTGTTTCCCCGTAGATTTTCTTGTATATGGGCGCATAGAGCGCGCGAATACGGAGCTGCTCGACTTTCACATCTTCCCGCGTGGAAGCCTCGTTCCGGGGGCATACACGGTAATCCACCGGCACGGCCAGACACATTTCAAAGCGTATCTGCATCCAAACCTGACACCCCTGCTTGACATCGCTGAGAACGTACCCCTTGAGGTGTTGGGAAGCACGGTGTCCTGCGGGAGAGTCTCTTGA
- a CDS encoding plasmid partitioning protein RepB C-terminal domain-containing protein, translated as MTKARPARFIRRSKAPPGCERPPEICAEAFALFVGETLPKRTVAALARMVPARQVTSARTMVAVDNLSGNFARALLAATPSSKRGDDARGRQSHPDSARRLARMEQGLIQMQLEAAELRSHYDDDLFHLALAACYVRGWMRNEVVTTWLHSRHPESAAVLDRLAKAADFAIEPRRPMKLPYSPAASPAAPHKNKSGRRPTAGAQAR; from the coding sequence ATGACGAAAGCTCGACCTGCGAGATTCATACGTCGTTCAAAGGCTCCGCCCGGGTGCGAAAGACCGCCAGAAATTTGTGCGGAAGCGTTCGCGCTGTTCGTCGGGGAAACGCTTCCCAAACGGACAGTCGCAGCGCTTGCGAGGATGGTTCCGGCGCGTCAGGTTACATCTGCCCGGACTATGGTCGCAGTGGACAACCTCAGCGGAAATTTCGCTCGAGCCCTATTGGCAGCGACGCCATCAAGTAAGAGGGGCGATGATGCTCGGGGGCGGCAGTCTCACCCCGATTCAGCACGCCGACTGGCCAGGATGGAACAGGGGCTCATTCAGATGCAACTCGAGGCGGCAGAACTGCGTTCGCACTACGACGATGACCTGTTTCATTTGGCGCTTGCAGCCTGTTACGTGCGGGGTTGGATGCGGAACGAAGTGGTGACAACCTGGCTCCACTCGCGCCATCCGGAGTCTGCCGCCGTGCTTGACCGCCTGGCGAAGGCGGCGGACTTCGCAATTGAGCCAAGGCGCCCAATGAAACTTCCGTACTCGCCGGCTGCTAGTCCTGCAGCACCTCACAAGAATAAATCAGGTAGGCGCCCGACAGCAGGTGCCCAAGCCCGTTAG
- a CDS encoding recombinase family protein gives MPQADGILTSLAGRLAAQYVRMSTDYQQYSTENQKLAIAEFAAMQGISIIATYEDAGKSGVTLKGRPGLLQLLQDAQAPTHAFSLVLVYDVSRWGRFQDVDESAHYEYLCRQAGVQVVYCAEIFSHDGGAVATLMKTLKRAMAGEYSRELSQKVFIGQYKLAERGFWQGAAPGYGLQRVLVDSDGNIKGPLRHREHKSIQTDRVIVTPGDEREVALVRRIYDWYVSQGVGCRRIADRLNAFGMCNAYGRPWNPQNITGILSGEKYAGTNLYARTSKKLDANWHRNPPSEWARSEGAFPPVVDHATFDAAERIRTNRTQNLSDDEILKRLGDFVRSADVVSVKEIDNARTLPAGKTYSVRFGCIKNAYALVGYEPSYHMGGPEVFRASRAAQQECIGKTTSALTALGHRVDISADETTIRVDDELVIRFAVRPILHYDRRGPRWRVRWPTYSSPDLLVVLRLDSAFETPIDFYIFPRGSLVPGYDFSLSIRSGSSEPFEMFRFSDERILFELTARTRMEALDGSQSPHSNLRYPDSPDSSA, from the coding sequence ATGCCGCAAGCGGATGGAATATTGACCTCCCTTGCTGGCAGGCTCGCAGCGCAGTATGTGCGGATGTCCACGGACTACCAGCAGTACTCAACCGAAAACCAGAAGCTGGCCATCGCTGAGTTCGCCGCAATGCAGGGAATATCCATCATCGCTACCTATGAAGACGCAGGAAAAAGCGGTGTGACACTCAAAGGCAGACCTGGTCTGCTCCAGCTACTTCAGGATGCACAGGCTCCTACACATGCCTTCAGCCTGGTGCTTGTGTACGACGTCAGTCGTTGGGGCCGCTTTCAGGACGTCGATGAGAGCGCCCACTACGAATACCTGTGCCGGCAGGCCGGCGTACAGGTGGTGTATTGCGCAGAAATCTTCTCACACGACGGCGGCGCTGTGGCGACGTTGATGAAAACGCTCAAGCGTGCGATGGCCGGGGAATACAGTCGTGAGCTATCCCAAAAGGTTTTCATCGGCCAGTACAAACTTGCTGAGCGAGGTTTTTGGCAAGGTGCGGCTCCAGGATATGGCCTGCAACGCGTACTGGTTGACTCGGACGGGAATATCAAAGGTCCTCTGCGTCATCGGGAGCACAAAAGCATCCAGACAGACAGAGTAATCGTGACGCCCGGTGACGAACGCGAAGTGGCGCTCGTTCGTCGCATCTATGATTGGTACGTTAGTCAGGGAGTTGGGTGCAGACGGATTGCGGACAGGCTAAACGCGTTCGGGATGTGCAATGCATATGGTCGACCGTGGAATCCACAGAACATTACCGGCATTCTGAGCGGCGAAAAATATGCCGGGACCAATCTCTACGCTAGGACATCCAAGAAGCTCGATGCCAACTGGCATAGGAATCCCCCATCCGAGTGGGCTCGTTCAGAGGGCGCGTTTCCTCCTGTCGTTGACCACGCGACGTTCGATGCAGCTGAGAGAATCCGGACGAACCGAACACAAAACCTCAGCGACGACGAGATTCTGAAAAGACTGGGTGACTTCGTGCGCTCTGCGGACGTTGTCAGCGTCAAGGAAATCGACAATGCCCGGACACTACCAGCAGGAAAGACCTACTCCGTACGATTCGGCTGCATCAAGAACGCGTACGCACTAGTCGGATACGAGCCAAGCTATCACATGGGAGGACCTGAAGTCTTTCGGGCGTCACGAGCCGCCCAGCAGGAGTGCATTGGAAAGACTACCTCTGCACTTACGGCTCTTGGCCATCGCGTGGACATTTCCGCGGACGAAACTACCATTCGGGTAGATGATGAACTGGTTATCAGATTCGCTGTGCGCCCGATTCTTCACTATGACCGCCGTGGCCCGCGCTGGAGAGTGCGCTGGCCAACCTACTCGTCGCCCGACCTTTTGGTCGTCTTGAGGTTGGACTCCGCGTTTGAGACTCCAATCGATTTTTATATTTTTCCCCGAGGCAGTTTGGTGCCCGGTTACGATTTCTCGCTGTCAATCCGCAGCGGCAGTAGCGAACCTTTCGAAATGTTCCGGTTTTCCGATGAGAGGATTCTGTTTGAACTGACAGCGCGGACTCGCATGGAGGCACTCGATGGAAGCCAATCCCCTCATTCCAATCTCAGATATCCAGATTCGCCAGATTCGAGTGCTTAA
- a CDS encoding plasmid partitioning protein RepB C-terminal domain-containing protein, with amino-acid sequence MEANPLIPISDIQIRQIRVLNPRTRSRRQKQALVDSIAAVGLKKPITVSHRACSGDTAVFDLVCGQGRLEAVQALGHDTIPAHVIDSAEDECLVKSLVENIARRNHSTMELLKDIQSLSTFGYTDNLIADKVGLSVAYMGSLMFLLDRGEERLITAVESGSIPIAIAMQIARTDDTEVQSALVDAYEDGTLKGRQLSVVRKLLVRRSRSGGKLLPAFKGPGAPRARELAPEQLRRLYVRESDRQRVLAKKVEVTHAQLLFIVHALRQLMREEGFIGLLEREGLTTLPRVLDQRIRAEAQPWSS; translated from the coding sequence ATGGAAGCCAATCCCCTCATTCCAATCTCAGATATCCAGATTCGCCAGATTCGAGTGCTTAATCCCCGGACCCGCAGCAGGCGTCAAAAGCAGGCACTGGTCGACAGCATCGCGGCGGTGGGATTGAAGAAGCCGATAACCGTAAGCCATCGGGCGTGCTCCGGCGATACGGCTGTGTTTGACCTGGTTTGCGGTCAGGGACGACTCGAGGCTGTTCAGGCTCTCGGCCATGACACCATTCCCGCGCACGTCATCGACAGCGCTGAAGATGAGTGTCTCGTTAAAAGCCTCGTCGAAAATATCGCGAGACGGAACCATTCCACCATGGAATTACTTAAGGACATTCAAAGCCTCAGTACGTTCGGGTACACGGACAATCTCATTGCAGACAAGGTAGGCTTGTCTGTCGCATATATGGGAAGCCTGATGTTTCTCCTTGACCGTGGGGAAGAGCGGCTTATAACAGCCGTTGAGTCCGGGAGCATCCCCATAGCTATCGCCATGCAAATCGCGCGCACCGATGACACAGAGGTGCAATCTGCACTGGTTGATGCTTACGAAGACGGCACGTTGAAAGGGCGACAGCTTTCCGTCGTCCGTAAGCTGCTTGTCCGTCGCAGCAGGTCAGGAGGAAAGTTGCTGCCTGCTTTTAAGGGACCCGGCGCTCCTCGGGCCCGTGAACTGGCTCCGGAGCAGCTACGTCGTCTGTATGTGCGGGAAAGTGACAGGCAAAGGGTGCTTGCAAAGAAAGTCGAGGTGACTCACGCGCAGTTGCTGTTCATCGTTCATGCCCTGCGTCAGTTGATGCGCGAAGAAGGCTTCATCGGCCTTCTCGAACGGGAGGGACTCACGACACTTCCTCGCGTGCTCGACCAGCGAATAAGGGCGGAGGCACAACCATGGTCCAGTTAA
- a CDS encoding plasmid partitioning protein RepB C-terminal domain-containing protein, whose product MVQLTGQPLRAAFERQPIMLQLDALVSSRPLPHNVISSKKFLQILASISTVGLVEPVIVARIADDESKFRILDGRLRVEAVRRLSSTEVLCLVATDDEAYTYNKHISRLTPAQDARMIAKAIERGVPRERIALVLGIDIGTVKRRAELLDGICREAATLLADKACPATTFNTLKRMRPLRQLQAVELMCGQGNFTSAFARAIVAATPPEQLEENQGTRKKSENEVMTQLAKLERELATLQATVAQTDERYGIEHLHLTVSVAYVATLVNNEHVSRWLNERHPDFAAQFETISKDARDARSASNSNVSRSKNFRHVGGETAQPPR is encoded by the coding sequence ATGGTCCAGTTAACAGGACAGCCCCTCAGGGCCGCATTTGAGCGCCAGCCGATAATGCTACAGCTGGATGCGTTGGTTTCATCACGGCCGCTGCCTCACAATGTCATATCGAGCAAGAAGTTCCTGCAGATTCTGGCTTCCATCTCTACTGTTGGTCTTGTCGAACCAGTGATTGTGGCGCGCATCGCAGATGACGAAAGCAAGTTCCGGATTCTCGATGGTCGGTTGCGGGTGGAAGCTGTTCGTCGCCTGAGTTCCACAGAGGTCTTGTGTCTTGTCGCGACCGATGATGAGGCGTACACGTACAACAAGCATATAAGCCGGCTGACACCGGCACAGGACGCACGCATGATTGCCAAAGCAATCGAACGTGGCGTTCCAAGGGAGCGGATTGCCCTGGTACTGGGAATCGACATCGGTACTGTCAAGCGCCGGGCGGAACTGCTGGACGGGATATGTCGCGAGGCGGCGACCCTGCTGGCAGACAAAGCCTGTCCAGCGACGACTTTCAATACATTGAAGCGAATGAGGCCGCTGCGGCAGTTGCAAGCAGTGGAGCTTATGTGCGGTCAGGGAAATTTCACTTCGGCTTTCGCGCGTGCCATTGTGGCAGCGACTCCGCCGGAGCAACTCGAAGAGAATCAAGGCACACGAAAGAAATCGGAAAACGAGGTCATGACGCAGCTCGCCAAACTCGAACGGGAACTGGCTACGCTCCAAGCCACGGTGGCTCAAACTGATGAGAGATACGGTATAGAGCACCTACATCTCACGGTCTCTGTTGCGTACGTGGCAACGCTTGTGAACAATGAGCACGTGTCTCGCTGGCTGAATGAACGGCATCCCGATTTTGCTGCCCAGTTCGAGACTATTAGCAAGGACGCGCGTGACGCCCGTTCTGCGTCGAACTCAAACGTCTCAAGGTCCAAGAACTTCCGGCACGTTGGCGGAGAGACTGCTCAACCGCCTCGATAA
- a CDS encoding DUF29 domain-containing protein yields MTAYDEDVSAWAFEQARFLRERRFDRLDTEHVADEIDDVAKAELREFTKQVSVLLAYLLVWHYLPDERTGSRSAMIEARRLGVAEILDDSPSLRARIDEPRTFQFIWADALAQATTENEHDSFPSECPWAINDVLSESWLPANASKLLHVDLRVLAFNMDATYIRVGGKSGARIRYHRINVGRPTKCLNDKAGAIISRMALMICMLAPDVVDTILTIPSGTLGRLVKAKVRRARAPKHTRGLVKRRPASTVFCIWDNQR; encoded by the coding sequence ATGACAGCCTATGACGAGGATGTAAGCGCGTGGGCATTTGAACAAGCCCGATTTCTGCGGGAACGTCGTTTCGACCGGCTGGACACCGAGCACGTTGCCGACGAGATTGACGATGTCGCTAAGGCGGAACTGCGTGAGTTCACTAAACAGGTGTCGGTTCTGCTTGCCTATTTGCTTGTGTGGCACTACTTGCCAGATGAGCGCACTGGCAGTCGTTCGGCAATGATTGAGGCTCGACGGTTAGGAGTTGCCGAAATTCTGGACGACTCTCCGAGTCTGCGTGCGCGGATTGATGAGCCCCGAACGTTCCAGTTTATATGGGCAGACGCACTCGCTCAGGCGACGACTGAAAACGAACACGATTCGTTCCCATCGGAATGTCCTTGGGCAATCAACGATGTTCTTTCCGAGAGCTGGTTGCCAGCCAACGCCTCGAAGCTTCTCCACGTGGACCTGAGGGTCCTGGCGTTCAACATGGACGCTACGTATATACGCGTTGGCGGAAAAAGTGGTGCTCGCATCCGCTACCACCGAATTAATGTTGGGCGACCCACCAAATGCCTTAACGATAAAGCGGGGGCGATAATTTCGCGTATGGCACTGATGATTTGCATGCTCGCGCCCGATGTGGTGGATACGATTCTCACCATACCATCTGGGACGCTCGGACGTTTGGTCAAAGCGAAGGTCCGTCGCGCACGAGCACCGAAACACACCCGAGGATTGGTCAAGCGTCGTCCGGCAAGTACTGTCTTTTGTATCTGGGACAATCAGCGCTGA
- a CDS encoding helix-turn-helix domain-containing protein, translating to MSQDELAGRAGLHRTALSQIERGLANVRLDSLVALAEALGIDEASLLTVHDESPKPLKSGPKAKAERDPAQKPRRKVVKALK from the coding sequence ATGTCCCAAGACGAACTCGCGGGCCGTGCCGGTTTGCATCGGACGGCGCTCAGTCAAATCGAGCGTGGACTCGCGAACGTGCGGCTCGATAGCCTCGTTGCCTTGGCGGAAGCGCTGGGGATTGACGAAGCCAGCTTGCTGACGGTACACGATGAGTCGCCCAAGCCCTTGAAATCGGGACCTAAGGCGAAGGCAGAAAGGGACCCGGCTCAGAAGCCACGGCGTAAAGTTGTAAAAGCTCTGAAATAA
- a CDS encoding fimbria/pilus outer membrane usher protein codes for MTKLKSQVTLGDANTTGDVFDSVAFRGVQIATDDRMLPESLRGYAPVVRGTAQSNARVTIRQNGQVIYETNVSPGPFEIKDLYATGYGGNLDVTVTEADGRTENFTVPYASVAQSLRPGTTRFSVTAGQLRDDSLQTKPAFAQFTLQRGLTNTVTAYGGGVAANGYVAADIGAALNTKYGAFSADVTGAQTQVPGQESMRGTSLRIGYSKFIDPTDTNISVAAYRYSTAGFLSLSDAASVRDEAMHAGDINSVYRQRNRLQLTVNQNFKDHGTVFLSASSQQYWNRSGSDTFYQAGYTNSFKFGTYSVTAGRTRNSDGDMSDQFMVSATIPLGHNQHAPLLSTNLSSTAGAANMQANLSGSLGDSNQYSYNAYGTYNAASTGSASNAGVSGVYRAPYAQMTASASAGSGSNQVSAGISGSVVAHPGGVTFSQTVGDTFGVVDAQ; via the coding sequence GTGACCAAACTCAAGTCGCAGGTGACCCTGGGTGACGCCAACACCACGGGCGACGTGTTCGACAGCGTGGCGTTCCGTGGTGTGCAGATCGCCACCGACGACCGCATGCTGCCCGAATCGTTGCGCGGTTACGCGCCGGTTGTGCGGGGCACTGCGCAATCGAACGCGCGGGTGACGATCCGGCAAAACGGTCAGGTGATCTATGAAACGAACGTGTCTCCAGGCCCGTTCGAAATCAAGGACCTGTATGCCACGGGATACGGCGGCAACCTCGACGTGACGGTGACCGAAGCCGACGGCCGCACCGAAAACTTTACGGTGCCCTACGCTTCGGTCGCACAATCGCTGCGCCCCGGTACCACGCGTTTTTCGGTGACGGCGGGGCAGTTGCGCGACGATTCCCTCCAAACGAAACCGGCCTTCGCGCAGTTCACGCTGCAACGCGGCCTCACCAACACGGTGACGGCTTACGGCGGCGGCGTGGCGGCGAACGGCTATGTGGCGGCGGATATCGGCGCTGCGCTCAACACGAAGTACGGCGCATTTTCCGCCGACGTGACCGGCGCACAGACGCAAGTACCCGGGCAGGAGTCGATGCGCGGCACCAGCTTGCGCATTGGCTATAGCAAGTTCATCGACCCGACCGATACCAACATCTCGGTAGCCGCTTACCGTTACTCGACCGCCGGTTTCCTGAGTCTGTCCGACGCGGCATCTGTGCGCGACGAGGCGATGCATGCCGGCGACATCAACTCGGTGTATCGCCAGCGTAACCGGCTGCAACTGACGGTGAATCAGAACTTCAAGGATCACGGCACGGTGTTCCTGAGCGCATCGTCGCAACAGTACTGGAACCGTAGTGGCAGCGACACGTTCTACCAGGCCGGCTACACCAACAGTTTCAAGTTCGGCACCTACAGCGTCACAGCGGGGCGCACGCGCAACTCGGACGGCGATATGTCGGACCAGTTCATGGTTAGCGCGACGATTCCGCTCGGCCACAACCAGCATGCACCTTTGCTGTCGACCAATCTGTCCAGCACCGCCGGCGCTGCGAATATGCAAGCCAACCTGAGCGGATCGCTGGGCGATAGCAACCAGTACTCGTACAACGCTTACGGCACTTATAACGCCGCCAGCACGGGTAGTGCTTCGAACGCGGGTGTGAGCGGCGTGTATCGCGCGCCATATGCGCAGATGACGGCGTCGGCCAGCGCGGGTTCCGGTTCGAACCAGGTGTCGGCTGGCATTAGCGGGTCCGTGGTCGCGCATCCGGGCGGTGTGACGTTCTCGCAGACGGTGGGCGATACGTTCGGCGTCGTCGATGCGCAGTAA
- the tnpC gene encoding IS66 family transposase — translation MSNGADLPDDVELLKALLVEARSLLAERDVEIEQLKAQIDKLRRMQFGRKSEQLQRQIETLETQLEDLAAGRGVADVERAQARGANASSSNATMDEAASRQALAAHLARVDHVLEPESSCPDCGQQMQVLGEDVSEQLARVAAAFKVVRTIRRKFVCPCCSTIRQPPMPGLPIERSIAHPSLLADILVSKYADHQPLYRQSAIAARDGVTLDRASMGRWVGQCEALCAPLIEALRRYTVSAAKLHADDTPIPVLSPGNRKTRTGRLWVYVRDDRRSGSTQPAAVWFAYSPNRQGIHPQTHLAGFRGTLQADAYAGFDELFLGGSVLEAACHAHARRKFYDIHVRTPSDTTQKALEYIGALYDIEASIRGKPAAERLQIRQEKARPLLQIYEAWLKARLETLSSKSDTAKAINYSLNQWRALTLYCEDGTLEIDNNIAENALRCVSLGRKNFLFAGSDSGGERAAAMYSLIGTCALNDIDPRAYLNYVLAHIADHKINRIDELLPWRVADKLHTPASPPTPAT, via the coding sequence ATGTCGAACGGCGCCGATCTTCCAGACGATGTCGAATTGTTGAAGGCCTTGCTGGTCGAGGCCCGTAGTCTGCTTGCTGAACGCGATGTCGAGATCGAGCAGCTTAAGGCGCAGATCGACAAACTTCGACGCATGCAGTTCGGCCGCAAGTCCGAACAGTTGCAGCGGCAGATCGAGACCCTCGAGACCCAACTCGAGGATCTGGCCGCCGGACGCGGCGTTGCAGACGTGGAGCGAGCGCAAGCTCGAGGCGCAAACGCTTCCTCCTCCAATGCAACGATGGACGAAGCGGCTTCGAGGCAAGCGCTGGCTGCGCACCTCGCGCGTGTGGATCATGTGCTCGAGCCCGAATCGAGTTGCCCGGACTGCGGTCAACAGATGCAGGTGCTCGGTGAGGACGTGTCCGAGCAACTCGCCCGGGTCGCAGCGGCGTTCAAAGTCGTTCGCACGATCCGGCGCAAATTCGTTTGCCCATGCTGCAGCACCATCAGGCAGCCACCCATGCCCGGCCTTCCGATCGAGCGGAGCATCGCCCATCCAAGCTTGCTGGCGGATATCCTCGTTTCGAAATACGCAGACCACCAGCCGTTGTATCGGCAATCGGCGATCGCGGCGCGCGACGGCGTGACGCTCGACCGGGCCAGCATGGGTCGCTGGGTCGGCCAATGCGAAGCGTTGTGCGCGCCGCTGATTGAGGCGCTGCGCCGCTATACGGTGTCGGCCGCCAAGCTGCATGCGGACGACACACCGATCCCGGTGCTCTCACCGGGCAACAGGAAGACCCGCACCGGTCGGCTATGGGTCTATGTGCGCGACGATCGTCGCTCGGGGTCGACGCAACCCGCTGCGGTATGGTTCGCATACTCGCCGAACAGACAGGGCATCCACCCTCAGACTCATCTCGCCGGCTTCAGGGGGACCCTGCAAGCGGACGCTTACGCGGGCTTCGATGAGCTGTTCCTGGGTGGCTCTGTACTGGAAGCGGCATGTCATGCTCACGCGAGGAGAAAGTTCTACGACATCCACGTGCGCACGCCGTCCGACACGACGCAAAAAGCGCTTGAATACATTGGCGCGCTATACGACATCGAGGCCTCCATTCGCGGCAAGCCTGCGGCCGAACGGCTACAAATACGGCAGGAGAAAGCCAGGCCACTGCTTCAAATCTATGAAGCGTGGCTCAAGGCCAGGCTCGAAACATTGTCGTCGAAGTCCGACACTGCCAAGGCGATCAACTACTCGCTTAACCAGTGGCGCGCCCTGACGCTATATTGCGAAGACGGCACGCTCGAGATCGACAATAACATCGCGGAAAACGCGTTGCGTTGTGTAAGCCTGGGTCGGAAGAATTTCCTGTTTGCCGGTTCCGACAGCGGTGGTGAACGTGCTGCTGCGATGTACTCATTGATTGGCACGTGCGCCCTCAACGACATTGATCCGCGCGCTTACCTGAACTATGTGCTAGCTCACATCGCTGACCATAAAATCAATCGCATCGACGAGCTTCTGCCGTGGCGCGTGGCCGACAAGCTGCACACGCCAGCCAGTCCGCCGACACCCGCTACCTGA